In Glandiceps talaboti chromosome 4, keGlaTala1.1, whole genome shotgun sequence, a single window of DNA contains:
- the LOC144433688 gene encoding uncharacterized protein LOC144433688: MGRSISVMLFLVCACAVSARYLETEKDELEHLVDMLESIKREDKTTQELDEKIPETKKDYLTRKHANTVDFYEEMTNDLFDRIQSRGDQESLRYVQIGCFRDTAQRAISSLEGKDDRLDGRYRRRSDAIAKCAEAAHSRGFLVFAVQHGGWCASTSDASETYDVYGPSSACEDDGEGGPWANQVYAFVEEQLVCEHRELSLECEAGQIQIISANYGRDNPETCLHPSIRTTECGAENSLSIVKDLCDGKESCSVDASNGVFGDPCVGTFKYLDVTYYCGKAPLDYTIPDIDYETLGCFRDTSARAIPTLEGSDHRLDGKYRRRDNAINKCAAAAVSRGFDVFAVQHGGWCASSQDAGEQYYQYGPSTACHNDGEGGPWANEVYAVVHSHLVCEHQELNLQCSHGKIHVVAANYGRTDDGETCPHSSITDLECRAETSVDVVTEACEGEESCSVRASNSVFGDPCVGTFKYLEVKYYCADAFEEDPLQQYESIGCFRDTSQRAIPTLEGQDYRLDGAYKRRQDAINKCANAASRCGFNIFAVQHGGWCASSADALDTYDKYGPSGSCMNDGEGGPWANHVYVLVQDALVCEHQVLALECDYGCIHIVSANYGRTVDGNTCPHRSIRTTECGAETSFDVVQGQCEGQTSCSVQASNNVFGDPCVGTFKYLEVQYTCVRGGDK; the protein is encoded by the exons ATGGGACGTTCAATTTCGGTCATGCTATTCCTCGTCTGCGCATGTGCAGTATCCGCCAGGTACTTGGAAACGGAGAAGGACGAACTGGAACATTTGGTGGATATGCTTGAAAGCATAAAAAGGGAGGATAAAACAACACAG GAATTGGACGAAAAAATCCCAGAAACCAAGAAGGATTACCTCACCCGTAAACACGCAAATACAG ttGATTTTTACGAAGAAATGACGAACGATCTGTTCGACCGAATCCAAAGCAGGGGCGATCAAGAATCATTAC GGTACGTTCAAATTGGCTGTTTTCGAGATACCGCCCAGCGAGCAATCTCTTCTCTTGAGGGAAAGGACGACCGTCTTGATGGTCGTTACAGAAGACGTAGTGATGCCATCGCTAAATGCGCTGAAGCTGCTCATAGTCGTGGGTTCCTTGTCTTCGCCGTTCAACATGGTGGTTGGTGCGCATCAACTTCTGACGCATCTGAAACCTATGATGTATACGGTCCTTCTTCCGCTTGTGAAGACGACGGAGAAGGAGGACCGTGGGCGAACCAGGTGTATGCCTTTGTAGAAGAGCAACTCGTCTGTGAGCACCGAGAATTGTCCTTAGAATGCGAGGCAGGCCAGATCCAAATCATCTCAGCGAATTACGGAAGAGATAACCCCGAAACTTGCCTTCACCCATCCATCCGCACAACTGAATGTGGAGCTGAAAATAGCTTGAGTATTGTTAAGGATCTCTGCGATGGGAAAGAATCGTGTAGTGTTGATGCCAGCAACGGTGTATTCGGTGATCCCTGTGTCGGAACTTTCAAATATCTCGATGTCACGTATTATT GTGGCAAGGCTCCATTGGATTACACCATCCCAGATATTGATTATG AAACTCTGGGATGTTTCCGAGACACTTCTGCGCGTGCTATACCAACATTGGAGGGTAGTGATCATAGACTGGATGGTAAATATCGGAGACGAGATAATGCCATTAATAAGTGTGCAGCAGCGGCCGTCAGTAGAGGTTTCGATGTATTTGCTGTTCAGCACGGTGGTTGGTGTGCATCTAGTCAAGACGCCGGAGAGCAGTACTACCAATACGGACCGTCAACAGCATGCCATAATGACGGAGAAGGTGGTCCATGGGCCAACGAGGTTTACGCTGTCGTCCATTCCCATCTGGTTTGCGAACATCAAGAACTTAACTTGCAGTGCTCTCATGGTAAAATTCACGTTGTAGCAGCCAACTACGGGAGAACCGACGACGGAGAGACGTGTCCACACAGCTCCATTACAGATCTAGAATGTAGGGCTGAGACCAGTGTGGATGTTGTTACTGAAGCATGCGAGGGTGAAGAGTCTTGTAGTGTCAGAGCTAGCAACAGTGTCTTTGGTGATCCGTGTGTTGGAACATTCAAATACTTGGAAGTCAAATATTATT GTGCTGATGCTTTTGAGGAGGATCCATTGCAGCAATATG AATCAATTGGTTGCTTCCGTGATACAAGCCAACGTGCTATACCAACACTGGAAGGACAGGACTATCGTCTCGATGGCGCCTACAAACGACGTCAGGATGCAATCAACAAATGCGCTAATGCCGCATCACGTTGTGGCTTTAACATATTTGCTGTCCAGCATGGTGGATGGTGTGCTTCCAGTGCTGATGCCCTTGACACATACGACAAATATGGTCCATCAGGCAGCTGTATGAACGACGGTGAGGGAGGACCATGGGCGAACCACGTCTATGTCCTGGTACAAGACGCACTCGTCTGTGAACATCAGGTGTTGGCGTTGGAATGTGATTACGGATGTATCCATATTGTATCAGCTAATTATGGTCGTACTGTTGATGGCAATACGTGTCCACACCGTTCGATTCGAACTACCGAATGTGGTGCTGAGACTAGCTTTGATGTTGTGCAAGGACAGTGTGAAGGCCAGACATCGTGCTCCGTACAGGCCAGCAACAACGTGTTTGGGGACCCCTGTGTAGGCACCTTCAAATACCTTGAAGTTCAGTACACTT GTGTTCGTGGTGGTGACAAGTAG